The nucleotide sequence AGATTCTAAAAATGATTTTATCTCATCATTATATTGTGAGAATTGTTCGATTTCAACAATATTGGCTTTATTCTTAATAAGTCTATCAGCTTGATTTTGAATATCTACAATTTGCCTTATAATGTTTCGACTCATAAATTAACTAATATGTAGTCCATTTTCAACGTCATTAGTATCAGGGTTTACAAATACTAGCTTTCCCTCTTCATTCTCTGTCATTAAAATCATTCCTTGACTCTCTACACCACGAAGTGCTCTAGGTGCTAAATTTACCAAAACAGTAACTTGCTTACCAATAATTTCTTCTGCTGTAAAACTTTCAGCAATCCCAGATACAATAGTTCTTTTATCTATACCTGTATCTATTTTAAGCTTCATTAACTTTTTAGTTTTAGGCATTTTTATTGCCTCTAAAATAGTCCCAACACGTATATCAAGTTTTGTAAAATCATCAAATGTAATCGTTTCTTTTTGTGGTTCAATTACTTTATTAGCAGCTTCATTAGCTTTCTTATTCGCTTCTAATTTATCTAACTGTATTTGAATTTCTTTATCTTCAATTTTATTAAATAACAACTCTGCTTTTCCTATTTGATGCTTGGATGGAAATAATATTTTATTTAAAGTAATATCATTCCAATTAGATTCTGATTCGAGTTCAGAATGACAAAGTATGCTTTTTAGTTTAGTTGACGTAAACGGTAAAAATGGTTCACTTAATGTTGCTAATGCTGATGCAATTTGAAGTGCAACATACATAATGGTTTGAACACGTTCAGGGTTCTCTTTAATTTGTTTCCAAGGTTCTTCATCAGCTAAATATTTATTCCCTAAACGCGCTACATTCATCAACTCTCCAAGTGCCTCTCTAAATCGGTAACGCTCTATAGAGCTTGAAATCACATTTGGATATGCTCTTAGAGTTGTTAATGTTTCTTCATCAACAGCTGTAAATTCATTTGGAATTGGTACTATCCCATCATAATATTTATTAGTTAATACCACTACCCGGTTTATAAAGTTTCCAAATATCGCTACTAACTCATTATTATTACGTGCCTGAAAATCTTTCCAGGTAAAGTCATTATCCTTAGTCTCTGGAGCATTTGCAGTTAAAGCGTAACGTAACACATCTTGCTTTTCTGGAAATTCTTCTAAGTATTCGTGTAACCAAACGGCCCAGTTTTTTGAAGTGGATAGTTTATTTCCTTCCAAATTTAAAAATTCATTCGCAGGTACATTTTCAGGTAACACATAACTTCCTTCAGCTTTTAACATAGCTGGAAAAATAATACAGTGAAATACTATATTATCTTTTCCTATAAAATGTACTAAAGTAGTATCTTCATCTTTCCAATATGGTTTCCAATCTTTTCCTTCTCGTTCTGCCCATTCTTTTGTCGCAGAAATATAACCTATAGGTGCGTCAAACCATACATATAATACTTTGCCTTCTCCTCCTTCTACAGGCACTGGTATTCCCCAATCTAAATCACGAGTTACTGCACGTGGACGTAGTCCATCATCAATCCAAGATTTTACTTGCCCATATACATTAGGTTTCCAATCTTTTTTATGACCTTTTAAAATCCATTCTTTTAAAAAATCTTCATGCTTATCTAATGGCAAAAACCAATGCTTGGTTTCTTTTAAACTTGGTGTCGCCCCAGTGATTGCAGATTTTGGATTAATTAAATCTGTTGCATTATGACTCGTCCCACATTTTTCACATTGATCTCCATAGCTTTCTTCATTGCCACATTTTGGGCAAGTACCAATTACAAAACGATCTGCTAAAAACTGATTTGCATCTGCATCATAAAATTGTTCTGTAACTTCTTCAATAAATTCTTCTTTATTATATAAAGTTTTAAAAAATTCTGAAGCAGTTTCATGATGAACTTTAGCTGATGTGCGCGAGTAATTATTAAATGATATTCCAAAATCTTCAAATGATTGTTTGATAATGGCATGATATTTATCTACAATATCTTGAGGTGTTACACCTTCTTTTTTTGCTTTAATAGTTATTGGCACACCATGCTCATCACTTCCACAAATAAATGCTACATCATGACCTTGTAATCTTAAGTAGCGTGAATAAATATCAGCAGGCACATAAACCCCTGCTAAATGACCAATATGTATGGGACCGTTAGTATAAGGTAATGCTGCTGTTATGGTATATCGTTTAGGTTGACTCATTTAGTAAACTTTATTTTTATCGTCATTGCGAAAGAGATACAACTGTGGCACTATTTAAAAATAGTGATTTAAATTAAACAGATTCCTGCGCTTTGCTCGGAATGACGAATCATTTTGAAGCCACAAAAGTACACATTTTAACCCCTTTATTGAAAAAAAATGTACATTTACAAAAAGCCTATTTTATGTTTTTTAAACGACTATTATATCTCATTATTTGCATTGCTTTTTTTAATATTAGTAATGTATTTTCGCAATCATTTAATACAGACAATCGTATGCAAAAATTAATACAACCTCCATATTTAAAAATTGGAGATACTGTAGCTATTGTAGCCCCTTCTGGAATTTTAAAAAACAGAATTGAAGAGATTAAACGTGCTACAGATTTGTTAGAGGGTTGGGGGTTACATGTTATTATTGGAAAACATGTTTTTAAACAAGCTAATCATTTTGCAGGAACTGATGAGGAACGTTGCGAGGATTTTCAGAATGCATTAGATAACCCAAAAGTTAGTGCCATCTTATGTGCTCGAGGTGGTTATGGGGCTGTCCGAATTTTAGATAAATTAAATTATTCTAAATTTAAAATCGATCCAAAATGGGTTATTGGGTATTCTGACATTACAGCATTACACAATCAAATTCACAATGAAGGCTTTCAGTCATTACACGCGTTAATGGGAGTGAGTTTAACTAAAAATTTAGAAGAGATTAAAGAAACCGTTGCTTCATTTAAAACTGCCATTTTTGGAAAACAGTTATCTTATACTCTTGAAGGTTCTAAATATAATAAAACAGGAAGTGTTACTGCGCCATTAGTTGGTGGAAATTTAACGATGTTACATACCATGCTTGGTTCAAAAACAAGTATAGATACTTCTGGAAAAATATTATTTATTGAAGAAATTGGCGAATACAAATATCATATCGATCGTATGTTACAAAGCTTAAAACGTGCAGGATATTTTGACAATTGCAAAGGAGTAATTATAGGCGATATGACTAAACTTAGAAAAAATACAACTTTATGGGGAACGTCTATAGAGCAATTGATTTTGGATGTTTTATCTGAGTACAATTTTCCAATTGCTTTTAATATGCCAGCTGGTCATGAAAAAGATAATCGTGCTCTGATTTTAGGAAGAATAGTTAAGTTAGATGTAAATAATGAACGATCTACAGTAGTCTTTGAAGAATAAATAATATATACCGTTATGAAAGCAGAGATTCCTGCTTTCTCAGAAATTTATGACATTTTACGATTTATCAAAAGAAGAACGAGTTGTATTGGTTGAAAAAATAAATCAAGAGATTGTCATTGATTTATCTTCAAATCAGGTTGATCATATTATTCAATATTTCTCTGATGAAGATACTTACATTCGTAAAACAGCTTATTTAGCTATCGGAAAACTTTTTTATGCTCAATCTGAATTACAAAAAATAATTCTTTCTATTTTAAAACAGTTATTAAATTCAGAAGTTGACAAAGTACGTCAAACAGCTATTAATGCTGCTGGAGAGATTGGCAAATTCCATTTTGATAAGGTTCAAGAGTTTTTTGATACTGGATTGTTTGATAAACATCACTCTGTTAGAAATGCCGTAATTGGTTCTGTAAAAAAAATGGGGGAGAAAAATCCAACCCCTATTTTAGCATGGGCAAAAACCTATCTTAAGCATCCAGACAAAGAAATACGCCGTGAAATATGTCACGGTATAGAACTCCGTGGACGTAAACACCCTCAAGATGTTTTACCATTACTAAAAGAATTAGAGTTTGATAACACGCGACGTGTATCCGATACCTTAGTTCATGTATTAGGTCAGATTGCTTATAAAAATGGTTGTTTAAAAACTGTTATCACTCACCTTAATACTTGGAAGAATAAAGAATTGGTTCAAAAAGCTTTAGATGAAATTATAGATGTGCATGATCGTTATAAAAGTTTTGCAGCATTAACACAACAGCAAGCTATTGATTACATTGATTCTAATTATAAATTATAAAAATATTTAAAGCATCTTATTTTATTTTTTTAAATATAAACATATCTCCATTTTGTTTTACAGTAAAACCTGTAATTAGATCTTGTTCATTTCGTGTAAATTTAAAATAAGCACTAGCAACTTTTAATAATAAAATATCTTTTTTTGAAGGTGTTAAAAAAGCACTGCTTTCAGGTTCTTTCGGATCGCTTAAAAGAACTTTACCATCAAATAATTTAATTTCAAAAGTTCTAGAAATTTCTTCGCTATGCATTTCATAAACACCAACATAATCTTTCAACAATTCTTTTGAAATTTCTTTTGAGCTAAAAATTTCCAAGGGTTTATCTATTAAAAGACTAGCTATATAATTAGCTATTTCTTCTGTTCTATCATATTTTGTATTGGCTAATATGGAAACAAAAACATCTTCATTAGGAAGGTGTAATACAGTGCTAGTAAAACCATATAAATTACCTCCATGTTGCACAGTAGGGCTTCCACTTATATTTTTAAGAAAAACCCCATACCCATATCCAGTTCTTTCTCCTGAGTCAATTATTTTTTCTGTGATCAGCTCATCTACAACAAACTTTGAAATTATTGTTTTATCTATTAAAGCCCTATTCCATAGAAACAAATCATTAGTGGTAGAAACCACCCCGCCTGCAGCATACATTGCTGATCCAATAATTTTTGGTGCAGGAAATAAACTATCGTTTTTATGATTGTATCCTATAGGGATTCTTTTCTTTTTAATATTATCGTTATACCAAAGTCCCGTGGAATTCATTTTCAAAGGTTCAAAAATATTTTTCTGCAAATACTCCTTTAAAGATAATCCTGTTACTTTTTCTAAAGCTGCTCCTAATAGCGGGTAATTAGAATTGCTATAATTCCATTTTTCACCAGGCTTAAAACTCAAAGGTTCATCTTTATAATAAGCAATCAACTCTTTTGGCGTATGTTCTTTAGCTAATAAATGAAGTTCATCATCTTCAAGAATGAAGTATTCAGGAATGCCAGAGGTTTGTGATAACAAATGATGGATTGTAATTGGGTGTTTTTTTGAAGGATAATAAGGTACATACTTCTGAATAGTATCTTTCAAAGTCATTTTACCATTTTCTACTAATTGAAGAATGGCTGCAGCTACAAATTGTTTAGTAATTGAAGCTATTTGAAAAACCATATCGGTTTTTAACTTTTGCTTAGATTTTAGTGACGCCAATCCATAAGCTTCTTCAAAGATAATTTTTCCTTTTTTTGCTATTAGAACCACAGCACCGGGTTCATTTTTTGGATATTCAATGGTTAAAAAATCATCAATTGCTTTTAAATGTTTCGTTTCATTTTGAGCATAATTAAAGCTAATAAACAATGTAAAGAATAGGGCTATTAAATTTATTTTCATTTGTTTTATTTTTAGGCAAATGAATTGATTTTACTGTTATTAGTCTATTCAAATCTAGATTTGAGTATAATTTTAAGTTATGCTTTTAGATGTGTTTTCCTGAATTGACTGGGGGATTGATTTGTATTTGCTTTAAATACACGTTGAAAGGTAGCTTGAGAATTAAACCCACATTCAAAAGCTATTCCTGTGATAGTGAAGTTTTCAGAATTATCTGCTAATAATTGTTTTTTAAATTCTTCAATTCTATATGTATTTACATAATCATTAAAGCTCTTATTTAGGTACTGATTTAAAATTGCAGAAATTGTTTTTTGAGGGATTCCTGTTTGTTTCACAACGTCACTGAGTTTAAGTAATGGATTTAAATACAAATGTTCTTTTTTCATTAAGTCTTCTAAAGTTGTAATAGTATTTAAAACTGTCTCATTTGAAAAGCCTTGAGGTTTTGATGTTTTTTTATAGGTTTTAAAACTTATGATATAACCATTAATCCCCAACCAATAAACTAAAACAATTAAAGGTATATATATAGGGTACCAACTAACAAACTTTAGTAATATATTGGATAATGAAGGAATTAAATAAGGGATTAAATGTAAAAGCCATATTACAGAAAAGATTGAAAACCCTAAAATAAAACGTTTTACCCATCTTATTAAATCCTTATTACTTTCATCTTTTTTATAACTTGAAATAAATTGAAATGTTAACCATAAATATATGATTAACGATAACCATCTAGGAATATCTACATAAAGGTTATACCTTTCTATAAAGTTACCCAACGCAATATTACTTTGTGACTTAATTAAACCTAAAAAACCACCAAGAATAAAAAGTATGACAGCAAAATTTGGAATAAAATCTAATAGGGTACTATAAAAATGTTTACGATTAGGTTCACTTATTTTAAATTCTGGATTTAGAATTGTTTTTACATAAAAATAAATTAAAGGTCCAATGGGCATAATAACAACAAGTGGTATAATGGCTTCCAAAATTAACAAAAGTGAAGATGTGCTTGTTACTGTTTCTAATAAATAAGTATTAAAACACGCTAGTGAAATTAGTAAAATAACCCATCCTAACAATTTATTTGCTTTTTTATTAATTCTTAACCTAAATAATAGAATTGATGTTATAACTCCTTGAATAGTGCCAAGTAGAATAATAATGTTTAAAAAATTGAATAATGAATTCATCAAAGCAAAGTTATCTGTTTTTAGTAAATTACTGTTTTTTAAAGATAATTTTATGAGATTCCCGTCTCTCGGGAAATATTATGGCACAACATAACGAGCTTGGTAAAAAAGGAGAACAATTGGCGGTAGATTATCTACTGAAACACAATTATATTATTCGCGAACGTAATTATCGTTTTGACAAAGCCGAAGTTGACATTATTGCTCAGAAAGAAAATATTTTAGCTATTGTTGAAGTAAAAACGCGATCAACTATAGATTTTGGAAATCCTCAAGATTTTGTAAAACCTAAGCAAATTAAAAATTTGGTGAAAGCCGTAGATGAATATGTAGTTACAAATGATTTAGATGTCGAAGTTCGTTTTGATATTATTGCTATTTTAAAAGAGCACAATTCTTATAAAATTGAACATTTAAAAAATGCTTTTTATCATTTTTAATTATTTATTTATCATACAATTTACGAAGCGCTTCGATATCGTAAGGTTTAGCAATAATTTCCTTGTCTTTATCTAAAATATAATATGTTGGCGTAGATCTAATATTATAATTTTTAGCTGTAGTATTTGCCCACTTATCTTTGCCATAAACATGAATAAATTCAGGGTATTTTTGAATTTCTTTATTCCAATTTTTAGGTTCGTCTTCTAAGCCAAATGCAATTACTTTAAAATCGCCTACTTCAAAGGTTCTTAAATAACTTTGTAATTGTGGAATTTCTTTTAAGCAATGCCCACAAGTACTACTCCAAAATACAAGAATATATTTATCAGCACTTTTTAGATCACTTAATTTTTTTGTTATTGTTCTACCTTCTTCTGTAATTTCAAAAGAAAAATCAGGAGCTTTGTTCCCTATAGATAAACTTTTAAATAACGTTAACCCATTAACCAGTTCTTCATCCTTTAAAGATTTA is from Flavobacteriaceae bacterium and encodes:
- a CDS encoding HEAT repeat domain-containing protein is translated as MTFYDLSKEERVVLVEKINQEIVIDLSSNQVDHIIQYFSDEDTYIRKTAYLAIGKLFYAQSELQKIILSILKQLLNSEVDKVRQTAINAAGEIGKFHFDKVQEFFDTGLFDKHHSVRNAVIGSVKKMGEKNPTPILAWAKTYLKHPDKEIRREICHGIELRGRKHPQDVLPLLKELEFDNTRRVSDTLVHVLGQIAYKNGCLKTVITHLNTWKNKELVQKALDEIIDVHDRYKSFAALTQQQAIDYIDSNYKL
- a CDS encoding LD-carboxypeptidase → MQKLIQPPYLKIGDTVAIVAPSGILKNRIEEIKRATDLLEGWGLHVIIGKHVFKQANHFAGTDEERCEDFQNALDNPKVSAILCARGGYGAVRILDKLNYSKFKIDPKWVIGYSDITALHNQIHNEGFQSLHALMGVSLTKNLEEIKETVASFKTAIFGKQLSYTLEGSKYNKTGSVTAPLVGGNLTMLHTMLGSKTSIDTSGKILFIEEIGEYKYHIDRMLQSLKRAGYFDNCKGVIIGDMTKLRKNTTLWGTSIEQLILDVLSEYNFPIAFNMPAGHEKDNRALILGRIVKLDVNNERSTVVFEE
- a CDS encoding endonuclease; protein product: MAQHNELGKKGEQLAVDYLLKHNYIIRERNYRFDKAEVDIIAQKENILAIVEVKTRSTIDFGNPQDFVKPKQIKNLVKAVDEYVVTNDLDVEVRFDIIAILKEHNSYKIEHLKNAFYHF
- a CDS encoding methionine--tRNA ligase, which translates into the protein MSQPKRYTITAALPYTNGPIHIGHLAGVYVPADIYSRYLRLQGHDVAFICGSDEHGVPITIKAKKEGVTPQDIVDKYHAIIKQSFEDFGISFNNYSRTSAKVHHETASEFFKTLYNKEEFIEEVTEQFYDADANQFLADRFVIGTCPKCGNEESYGDQCEKCGTSHNATDLINPKSAITGATPSLKETKHWFLPLDKHEDFLKEWILKGHKKDWKPNVYGQVKSWIDDGLRPRAVTRDLDWGIPVPVEGGEGKVLYVWFDAPIGYISATKEWAEREGKDWKPYWKDEDTTLVHFIGKDNIVFHCIIFPAMLKAEGSYVLPENVPANEFLNLEGNKLSTSKNWAVWLHEYLEEFPEKQDVLRYALTANAPETKDNDFTWKDFQARNNNELVAIFGNFINRVVVLTNKYYDGIVPIPNEFTAVDEETLTTLRAYPNVISSSIERYRFREALGELMNVARLGNKYLADEEPWKQIKENPERVQTIMYVALQIASALATLSEPFLPFTSTKLKSILCHSELESESNWNDITLNKILFPSKHQIGKAELLFNKIEDKEIQIQLDKLEANKKANEAANKVIEPQKETITFDDFTKLDIRVGTILEAIKMPKTKKLMKLKIDTGIDKRTIVSGIAESFTAEEIIGKQVTVLVNLAPRALRGVESQGMILMTENEEGKLVFVNPDTNDVENGLHIS
- a CDS encoding AraC family transcriptional regulator, encoding MNSLFNFLNIIILLGTIQGVITSILLFRLRINKKANKLLGWVILLISLACFNTYLLETVTSTSSLLLILEAIIPLVVIMPIGPLIYFYVKTILNPEFKISEPNRKHFYSTLLDFIPNFAVILFILGGFLGLIKSQSNIALGNFIERYNLYVDIPRWLSLIIYLWLTFQFISSYKKDESNKDLIRWVKRFILGFSIFSVIWLLHLIPYLIPSLSNILLKFVSWYPIYIPLIVLVYWLGINGYIISFKTYKKTSKPQGFSNETVLNTITTLEDLMKKEHLYLNPLLKLSDVVKQTGIPQKTISAILNQYLNKSFNDYVNTYRIEEFKKQLLADNSENFTITGIAFECGFNSQATFQRVFKANTNQSPSQFRKTHLKA